A genomic window from Strix uralensis isolate ZFMK-TIS-50842 chromosome 20, bStrUra1, whole genome shotgun sequence includes:
- the MIS12 gene encoding protein MIS12 homolog, with product MSVNPMAYEAQFFGFTPQTCMLRVYIAFQDYLFEVMLVVETVILKKLEALPGCKITPLQVRKSTEEFLLFMKKHLDKLFSKMEEVLLQLVLNIPKNVLLPEDKVHEQYPYSKEQFQALQDEIQQLQKQYRAEASAGQALRAELEEQKVVQAELEKILQWFDGLENICREHGTGNFKESLAFLTQNAKRLQDVLKDVEEKSKKIKKPDQLL from the coding sequence ATGTCGGTCAACCCCATGGCCTACGAAGCGCAGTTCTTTGGCTTCACCCCCCAGACGTGCATGCTGCGCGTCTACATCGCGTTCCAGGACTACCTCTTCGAAGTGATGCTGGTGGTGGAGACTGTAATCCTGAAGAAGTTGGAGGCGCTTCCTGGGTGTAAAATCACCCCCCTCCAAGTCCGGAAAAGTACGGAGGAATTTCTTCTCTTCATGAAGAAGCACCTTGACAAACTCTTCAGTAAAATGGAAGAAGTGCTTCTGCAGCTGGTGTTAAACATCCCTAAGAATGTGCTCCTTCCTGAAGACAAGGTCCACGAGCAGTACCCCTACAGCAAAGAGCAGTTCCAGGCGCTTCAGGATGAaatccagcagctgcagaagcagtACAGGGCTGAGGCGTCTGCTGGGCAGGCGCTGCGAGCAGAACTGGAAGAACAGAAGGTTGTTCAGGCTGAGCTTGAGAAGATTTTGCAATGGTTTGATGGGCTTGAGAATATCTGTAGGGAGCACGGGACTGGCAATTTCAAAGAAAGCCTTGCTTTCTTGACACAGAACGCTAAGAGACTGCAAGATGTGCTGAAAGATgttgaagagaaaagcaaaaaaataaagaagcctgATCAGTTATTGTAA
- the DERL2 gene encoding derlin-2 isoform X3: protein MAYQTFRQEYLQQLELITPFQLYFNPELIFKHFQVWRLITNYLFFGPVGFNFLFNMIFLYRYCRMLEEGSFRGRTADFVFMFLFGGLLMTSQLFGLFVNLVFLGQAFTIMLVYVWSRRNPYVRMNFFGLLIFQAPFLPWVLMGFSLLLGNSIIVDLLGIAVGHIYFFLEDVFPNQPGGGRLLRTPSVLKAIFDTPEDDPNYNPLPEERPGGFAWGEGQRLGG from the exons ATGGCGTACCAGACCTTCAGGCAGGAGTACCTGCAG caatTAGAACTCATCACACCCTTTCAGCTGTATTTCAACCCTGAATTAATATTTAAACACTTTCAA GTATGGAGGTTAATCACAAACTACTTATTCTTTGGACCAGttggctttaattttttatttaatatgatCTTTTT ATATCGTTATTGCCGAATGCTTGAAGAAGGCTCTTTTCGAGGTCGAACAGCAGATTTTGTATTTATGTTCCTTTTTGGAGGACTTCTAATGACT TCACAGCTTTTTGGCCTGTTTGTGAACTTGGTTTTCTTGGGTCAGGCATTCACAATAATGCTCGTGTACGTATGGAGCCGCAGGAATCCCTATGTCCGTATGAACTTTTTTGGTCTTCTCATCTTTCAAGCCCCATTTCTACCCTGGGTATTGATGgggttttcactgcttttggggAACTCCATCATTGTGGATCTCCTGG GCATTGCTGTTgggcatatatattttttcttagagGATGTCTTTCCCAAtcagcctggtggtggaaggCTTCTGAGAACACCGTCTGTCCT gaaaGCAATATTTGATACACCAGAAGATGATCCTAATTACAATCCCTTGCCAGAAGAACGACCAGGAGGATTTGCATGGGGAGAAGGTCAGCGCCTTGGAGGCTAG
- the DERL2 gene encoding derlin-2 isoform X4 — protein MAYQTFRQEYLQVPPVTRAYTTACVLTTAAVQLELITPFQLYFNPELIFKHFQVWRLITNYLFFGPVGFNFLFNMIFLYRYCRMLEEGSFRGRTADFVFMFLFGGLLMTSQLFGLFVNLVFLGQAFTIMLVYVWSRRNPYVRMNFFGLLIFQAPFLPWVLMGFSLLLGNSIIVDLLGIAVGHIYFFLEDVFPNQPGGGRLLRTPSVLHACLLLRCEE, from the exons ATGGCGTACCAGACCTTCAGGCAGGAGTACCTGCAGGTGCCGCCCGTTACGCGGGCCTACACCACGGCCTGCGTCCTCACCACCGCCGCCGTG caatTAGAACTCATCACACCCTTTCAGCTGTATTTCAACCCTGAATTAATATTTAAACACTTTCAA GTATGGAGGTTAATCACAAACTACTTATTCTTTGGACCAGttggctttaattttttatttaatatgatCTTTTT ATATCGTTATTGCCGAATGCTTGAAGAAGGCTCTTTTCGAGGTCGAACAGCAGATTTTGTATTTATGTTCCTTTTTGGAGGACTTCTAATGACT TCACAGCTTTTTGGCCTGTTTGTGAACTTGGTTTTCTTGGGTCAGGCATTCACAATAATGCTCGTGTACGTATGGAGCCGCAGGAATCCCTATGTCCGTATGAACTTTTTTGGTCTTCTCATCTTTCAAGCCCCATTTCTACCCTGGGTATTGATGgggttttcactgcttttggggAACTCCATCATTGTGGATCTCCTGG GCATTGCTGTTgggcatatatattttttcttagagGATGTCTTTCCCAAtcagcctggtggtggaaggCTTCTGAGAACACCGTCTGTCCT ACACGCATGTCTCTTATTGAGGTGTGAGGAATAA
- the DERL2 gene encoding derlin-2 isoform X2 produces MAYQTFRQEYLQVPPVTRAYTTACVLTTAAVQLELITPFQLYFNPELIFKHFQVWRLITNYLFFGPVGFNFLFNMIFLYRYCRMLEEGSFRGRTADFVFMFLFGGLLMTLFGLFVNLVFLGQAFTIMLVYVWSRRNPYVRMNFFGLLIFQAPFLPWVLMGFSLLLGNSIIVDLLGIAVGHIYFFLEDVFPNQPGGGRLLRTPSVLKAIFDTPEDDPNYNPLPEERPGGFAWGEGQRLGG; encoded by the exons ATGGCGTACCAGACCTTCAGGCAGGAGTACCTGCAGGTGCCGCCCGTTACGCGGGCCTACACCACGGCCTGCGTCCTCACCACCGCCGCCGTG caatTAGAACTCATCACACCCTTTCAGCTGTATTTCAACCCTGAATTAATATTTAAACACTTTCAA GTATGGAGGTTAATCACAAACTACTTATTCTTTGGACCAGttggctttaattttttatttaatatgatCTTTTT ATATCGTTATTGCCGAATGCTTGAAGAAGGCTCTTTTCGAGGTCGAACAGCAGATTTTGTATTTATGTTCCTTTTTGGAGGACTTCTAATGACT CTTTTTGGCCTGTTTGTGAACTTGGTTTTCTTGGGTCAGGCATTCACAATAATGCTCGTGTACGTATGGAGCCGCAGGAATCCCTATGTCCGTATGAACTTTTTTGGTCTTCTCATCTTTCAAGCCCCATTTCTACCCTGGGTATTGATGgggttttcactgcttttggggAACTCCATCATTGTGGATCTCCTGG GCATTGCTGTTgggcatatatattttttcttagagGATGTCTTTCCCAAtcagcctggtggtggaaggCTTCTGAGAACACCGTCTGTCCT gaaaGCAATATTTGATACACCAGAAGATGATCCTAATTACAATCCCTTGCCAGAAGAACGACCAGGAGGATTTGCATGGGGAGAAGGTCAGCGCCTTGGAGGCTAG
- the DERL2 gene encoding derlin-2 isoform X1, protein MAYQTFRQEYLQVPPVTRAYTTACVLTTAAVQLELITPFQLYFNPELIFKHFQVWRLITNYLFFGPVGFNFLFNMIFLYRYCRMLEEGSFRGRTADFVFMFLFGGLLMTSQLFGLFVNLVFLGQAFTIMLVYVWSRRNPYVRMNFFGLLIFQAPFLPWVLMGFSLLLGNSIIVDLLGIAVGHIYFFLEDVFPNQPGGGRLLRTPSVLKAIFDTPEDDPNYNPLPEERPGGFAWGEGQRLGG, encoded by the exons ATGGCGTACCAGACCTTCAGGCAGGAGTACCTGCAGGTGCCGCCCGTTACGCGGGCCTACACCACGGCCTGCGTCCTCACCACCGCCGCCGTG caatTAGAACTCATCACACCCTTTCAGCTGTATTTCAACCCTGAATTAATATTTAAACACTTTCAA GTATGGAGGTTAATCACAAACTACTTATTCTTTGGACCAGttggctttaattttttatttaatatgatCTTTTT ATATCGTTATTGCCGAATGCTTGAAGAAGGCTCTTTTCGAGGTCGAACAGCAGATTTTGTATTTATGTTCCTTTTTGGAGGACTTCTAATGACT TCACAGCTTTTTGGCCTGTTTGTGAACTTGGTTTTCTTGGGTCAGGCATTCACAATAATGCTCGTGTACGTATGGAGCCGCAGGAATCCCTATGTCCGTATGAACTTTTTTGGTCTTCTCATCTTTCAAGCCCCATTTCTACCCTGGGTATTGATGgggttttcactgcttttggggAACTCCATCATTGTGGATCTCCTGG GCATTGCTGTTgggcatatatattttttcttagagGATGTCTTTCCCAAtcagcctggtggtggaaggCTTCTGAGAACACCGTCTGTCCT gaaaGCAATATTTGATACACCAGAAGATGATCCTAATTACAATCCCTTGCCAGAAGAACGACCAGGAGGATTTGCATGGGGAGAAGGTCAGCGCCTTGGAGGCTAG